The Streptomyces sp. NBC_01276 genome contains the following window.
GGAGCCCAGCCGCAGCGCCACCCTCGGCGCGCTGGAGGCCCGCTCGAAGTCCGGGACCACCGTCTTCGACCTGGACTGGCGGCCCATGCTCTGGGAGGAACCGCCGCAGCCCTGGTACGAGCGGGCCCTGGCCCTGGCGACCGTCGCCGTCGGCAACACCGAGGAGTGCGCGGTGGCCACCGGCCGGGACGAGCCGTACGCGGCCGCGCGGGCGCTGCTCGCCGCCGGGGTGGAACTGGCCGTGGTCAAACGCGGGCCGGAGGGCGTCCTGGCCGTGCACCGGGACGGGACGGTGGTGGAGGTGCCGCCGGTGCCGGTGACGGTGGTCAACGGGCTGGGCGCCGGGGACGCGTTCGGGGGCGCGCTGTGCCACGGACTGCTGGCCGGCTGGGACCTGGAACGGGTGCTGCGCCACGCGAACGCGGCCGGCGCGATCGTGGCCTCCCGGCTGGCGTGCTCGTCGGCGATGCCGTTCCCGCACGAGGTGGAGGAGGTGCTGGGGCGTGCCGGTGGTGTCTGAGTCGGTCATGGAGTTCACCCGGCTGCGGGTGCTGGAACTCGCGCCGGGGGAGACGTACGCCTTCGCGTGCGGGGACGCGGAGTGGATCGTCCTCCCCCTCGCGGGCGGCTGCGAGGTCCGCTGCGCGGGGGCTTCCCGGGACCCGGGTCCGGGCCCGGAGGCGGACGCCGAGCCGGAGCCGGACCCCGGCCCCGGGTCGGATCCCGGCCCCGAGCCCGAGCCGGACCCCGAGCCGGACCCCGAGCCGGATCCGGAACCGTTCCCGGACCGGCCTCCAGGGCCGGACCCCGAGCCCGAGCCGGATCCCGAGCCGGATCCGGAACCCTTCCCGGACCGGCCTCCCGGGCCGGTTGCCGGGCCCGACGCGGGCCGGCCTTCCGGCGGGCCGGGCGGGGCCGCCCGGAGCGCGACGCGGGTCTTCCGGCTCGGCGGCAGGAACGGGGTGTTCGACGGCCCGAGCGACTTCGCGTACCTGCCCCGCGACGGCCACGCGGACGTCACCTCGGCGCGGGGCGGCCGGTTCGCGCTCGTGGGGGCCCGCTGCGAGCGGCGGCTGCCGGCCCGGTACGGGCCCGCCGGGGCCGTACCCGTGGAGCTGCGCGGCGCCGGCACCTGCTCCCGGCAGGTCCACAACTTCGCCGCCGCCGACGTGTTCCCCTGCGACCGGCTCATCGCCGTCGAGGTCCTCACCCCCGGCGGGAACTGGTCCTCGTACCCGCCCCACAAGCACGACGAGCACCACCCCGGCGAGGAGTCCCGCCTGGAGGAGATCTACTGGTTCGAGATCGCCCCGCACGACGGCGTCCCCGGCTTCGGCTACCAGCGGGTGAGCCCCTCCCCGGCCGGGACGACCGACGTCCTCGCCGAGGTGCGGACGGGCGACACCGTCCTGATCCCGGACGGCTGGCACGGCCCCTCCATCGCCGCGCCGGGCCACGACATGTACTACCTGAACGTGATGGCCGGGCCGGACGCGACGCGGGAGTGGCTGATCCGGGACCACCCCGACCACGGCTGGATCCGCGGCACCTGGCCCGGCCTGGCCGTCGACCCCCGGCTGCCCTTCCCCCGCGCGGAGGACGACGCATGAGGCTCACCACCGCCCAGGCCCTGGTCCGCTTCCTGGCCGGCCAGTACACCGAGCGCGACGGCCGTCGCCACCGGCTGATCGCCGCCACCTGGGGGATCTTCGGACACGGCAACGTGGCCGGGATCGGGCAGGCCCTGCTGGAGAGCGGCCCGCGGGCCATGCCCTTCCTCCAGGGGCGCAACGAGCAGGCCATGGTGCACGCCGCCGTCGGCTACGCCCGGCAGAGCGGCCGGCTCTCCGCGCACGCCGTGACCACGTCCATCGGGCCCGGCGCGACCAACCTCGTCACCGGCGCCGCCCTCGCCACGATCAACCGGATCCCGGTGCTCCTGCTGCCCGGCGACACCTTCGCGACCCGGCCCGCGGATCCGGTGCTCCAGCAGCTCGAAGTCCCCTACGCCGGCGACGTCTCCGTCAACGACACCCTGCGGCCCGTCTCGCGCCACTTCGACCGGATCACCCGCCCCGAGGCCCTGGTCCCGGCCCTCCTCCAGGCGATGCGGGTGCTCACCGACCCCGTGCAGACCGGGGCCGTCACGCTCGCGCTGCCGCAGGACGTGCAGGCCGAGGCCCACGACTGGCCCGAGGAGTTCTTCGCCGAGCGGGTGTGGACCGTGCGCCGCCCGCGCCCCGACCGGCACGAGCTGGCCGCCGCCGCCGAGGCGGTACGGGGCTCCGGGCGCCCCCTGATCGTCGCCGGCGGCGGCATCCGGCACGCCGCCGCCGGGGCCGCGCTCGCCGCCCTCGCGGAGGCGACGGGGATCCCGGTCGCCACCACGCAGGCGGGCAAGGGGGCCATCCCGTACGACCACCCCGCCGAAGTGGGCGGCGTCGGCCACACCGGGACGGCCACCGCCGACGCGCTGGCCCGCGAGGCCGACCTGGTCATCGCCGCCGGGACCCGGCTCACCGACTTCACCACCGCCTCCTCGACCCTCTTCCAGAACCCGGCCGTCCGCTTCGTCGGCCTCAACCTCGACCCGTACGACGCCCACAAGCTCGCCGCCCTGCCGCTGGTGGCGGACGCCCGCGAGGGGCTGGGGGAGCTGCTCGACGCGGTCGCCGGGTACCGGGTCGCGCCCGCGTACGAGGCCGCGTACACCGGGGCCAAGGCCGGGTGGGAGGCCCGCGTGGACGCCGCGTACGCCGTACCCGCCGACGCCGAGGACCTGCCGCCCACCCAGGCCCAGGTCCTCGGCCTCCTCGACGGGCTCGTGGACGGCACCGACATCCTGGTCAACGCCGCCGGCTCGCTCCCCGGAGACCTGCACAGGCTCTGGCGGGCCCGCTCCGCCGACCAGTACCACGTCGAGTACGGCTACTCCTGCATGGGCTACGAGATCCCCGCCGCCCTCGGCACCGCCCTCGCCGCGCCCGGCCGCCCCGTGTGGGCCCTGGTCGGCGACGGGACGTACCTGATGAACCCCACCGAACTCGTCACCGCCGTACAGGAGGGCGTCCCGGTCAAGGTGGTGAT
Protein-coding sequences here:
- the iolC gene encoding 5-dehydro-2-deoxygluconokinase translates to MSAVNSADGSAYDLITMGRIGVDLYPLKSGVPLGEADTFGRFLGGSPTNVAVAAARLGRRTAVITRTGADPFGAYLRAELRAFGVDDRWVGEVERYPTPVTFCEVFPPDHFPLYFYRLPKAPDLEIGADEVDREAVRAARVFWMTGTGLSAEPSRSATLGALEARSKSGTTVFDLDWRPMLWEEPPQPWYERALALATVAVGNTEECAVATGRDEPYAAARALLAAGVELAVVKRGPEGVLAVHRDGTVVEVPPVPVTVVNGLGAGDAFGGALCHGLLAGWDLERVLRHANAAGAIVASRLACSSAMPFPHEVEEVLGRAGGV
- the iolB gene encoding 5-deoxy-glucuronate isomerase; the encoded protein is MPVVSESVMEFTRLRVLELAPGETYAFACGDAEWIVLPLAGGCEVRCAGASRDPGPGPEADAEPEPDPGPGSDPGPEPEPDPEPDPEPDPEPFPDRPPGPDPEPEPDPEPDPEPFPDRPPGPVAGPDAGRPSGGPGGAARSATRVFRLGGRNGVFDGPSDFAYLPRDGHADVTSARGGRFALVGARCERRLPARYGPAGAVPVELRGAGTCSRQVHNFAAADVFPCDRLIAVEVLTPGGNWSSYPPHKHDEHHPGEESRLEEIYWFEIAPHDGVPGFGYQRVSPSPAGTTDVLAEVRTGDTVLIPDGWHGPSIAAPGHDMYYLNVMAGPDATREWLIRDHPDHGWIRGTWPGLAVDPRLPFPRAEDDA
- the iolD gene encoding 3D-(3,5/4)-trihydroxycyclohexane-1,2-dione acylhydrolase (decyclizing), whose protein sequence is MRLTTAQALVRFLAGQYTERDGRRHRLIAATWGIFGHGNVAGIGQALLESGPRAMPFLQGRNEQAMVHAAVGYARQSGRLSAHAVTTSIGPGATNLVTGAALATINRIPVLLLPGDTFATRPADPVLQQLEVPYAGDVSVNDTLRPVSRHFDRITRPEALVPALLQAMRVLTDPVQTGAVTLALPQDVQAEAHDWPEEFFAERVWTVRRPRPDRHELAAAAEAVRGSGRPLIVAGGGIRHAAAGAALAALAEATGIPVATTQAGKGAIPYDHPAEVGGVGHTGTATADALAREADLVIAAGTRLTDFTTASSTLFQNPAVRFVGLNLDPYDAHKLAALPLVADAREGLGELLDAVAGYRVAPAYEAAYTGAKAGWEARVDAAYAVPADAEDLPPTQAQVLGLLDGLVDGTDILVNAAGSLPGDLHRLWRARSADQYHVEYGYSCMGYEIPAALGTALAAPGRPVWALVGDGTYLMNPTELVTAVQEGVPVKVVILDNHGFASIGGLSGAVGGEGFGTAYRFRGPDGAYDGAPLPVDLAANAASLGMATIRTRTIGDLRKALSEARAADRPTCVYAQTRTPDTVSGPPPAQAWWDVPVAETATRASAARARDEYDRQAAQRRRHL